In one Arcobacter lacus genomic region, the following are encoded:
- a CDS encoding succinyldiaminopimelate transaminase — translation MNFEKYPFEKLNELLKDIVPNDKYELSALTIGEPKFETPQFIQDKLKETSSFLRKYPSTIGEPFLRESMINFVKNRFNVSLKMSQIIPTFGTREVLFNFPQFALFDKKNPVIAFTNPFYQIYEGAAIASRAEVIHINLTKENNFKANLSDEELKRCDLVILNFPNNPTSASMDIDELGIWVKKALEFDFILVNDECYSEIYFDENTKPASLLEASIKVGNSEFKNVLVMNSISKRSSAPGLRSGFIAGDETILKDYLQYRTYIGCASPVPLQEAAAVAWNDQNHVAEFRKIYKRNFEIAQEILGIPTPEATFYIWLEVENDLEFTKSLYKEKNIKVLPGSFLGRGGLGKEYVRIALVENEEKTKESLKRLKDFIDG, via the coding sequence ATGAATTTTGAAAAATATCCATTTGAAAAATTAAATGAACTATTAAAAGATATAGTTCCAAATGATAAATATGAATTATCAGCTTTAACTATTGGTGAACCAAAGTTTGAAACACCACAATTTATACAAGATAAATTAAAAGAGACAAGCTCTTTTTTACGAAAATATCCCTCAACTATTGGTGAACCTTTTTTGAGAGAATCTATGATAAATTTTGTAAAAAATAGATTTAATGTATCTTTAAAAATGAGTCAAATAATTCCAACATTTGGAACAAGAGAGGTTTTATTTAACTTTCCTCAGTTTGCTTTATTTGATAAAAAAAATCCAGTTATTGCATTTACTAATCCTTTTTATCAAATTTATGAAGGTGCAGCAATTGCTAGTCGTGCAGAGGTTATTCATATAAACTTGACAAAAGAGAATAATTTTAAAGCAAATTTGAGTGATGAAGAACTAAAAAGATGTGATTTAGTTATTTTAAATTTCCCAAATAATCCAACATCAGCTTCAATGGATATTGATGAATTAGGAATTTGGGTTAAAAAAGCTTTAGAATTTGATTTTATACTTGTAAATGATGAGTGTTATAGTGAAATCTATTTTGATGAAAATACAAAACCAGCTTCTCTTTTAGAAGCATCTATAAAAGTAGGTAATAGTGAATTTAAAAATGTTTTAGTTATGAACTCTATTTCAAAAAGAAGTTCTGCACCAGGACTACGAAGTGGATTTATAGCTGGTGATGAAACTATTTTGAAAGATTATTTGCAATATAGAACTTATATTGGTTGTGCAAGTCCTGTTCCTTTACAAGAAGCAGCAGCAGTTGCTTGGAATGATCAAAATCATGTGGCAGAGTTTAGAAAAATATATAAAAGAAATTTTGAGATTGCACAAGAGATTTTAGGAATACCAACTCCTGAAGCAACATTTTATATTTGGCTTGAAGTAGAAAATGATTTAGAATTTACAAAAAGTTTATATAAAGAAAAAAATATCAAAGTTCTACCTGGAAGTTTTTTAGGAAGAGGTGGACTTGGAAAAGAGTATGTAAGAATTGCTCTAGTTGAAAATGAAGAGAAAACTAAAGAGAGTTTAAAAAGATTAAAGGATTTTATAGATGGATAA
- a CDS encoding COG3400 family protein, with protein MKKILIILDGIVAKKLLQRIVEANTGDNSYDVIYINDVILPVQKPSNFTFYKFDPTSKSKLSMVLDKNIHTEVLMALNSKDEILNVIKNIREYKKNLQITILDYWGIKVSNDPMLNVYRGIEVLANGMVERLPNVPVLAQNIGLKQGEIMEIRVPFGSSYAYRSIGSIEQKQWRIFGLYRNQKMIDINPTLVLKPNDLILVIGKPNILMNIYNAIGKTQGQFPMPFGSKIYLYLDLYLENEISIKKALDEAKYMNEKLKNSLLIVKVTRPTTVPIMNLIKEELKHFPTIVLQIDYANKGFIKILKEDSRKYNIGMLMLTSEMFKYKEFIKDTLFDLKIPIFKFGKESLKAVKRTGVVLNDTKSYEQISPIVFDVSSQLKIKTKLFDLDPIGEKDGKITLVDHFENLAKLYNEKIEIVSSSENPIRELKKQKDMLQILPLKKKMFKKRVLFKIFNTNSDVIAFDMNKFNQLLIPVSEEN; from the coding sequence ATGAAAAAAATATTGATTATATTAGATGGAATAGTTGCAAAAAAACTATTACAAAGAATTGTAGAAGCAAATACAGGTGATAATAGTTATGATGTTATTTACATAAATGATGTTATTTTACCTGTTCAAAAACCTTCAAACTTTACATTTTATAAATTTGACCCAACATCAAAATCAAAACTATCTATGGTTTTAGATAAAAATATCCATACAGAAGTTTTGATGGCACTTAATTCAAAAGATGAAATATTAAATGTTATTAAAAATATTAGAGAATATAAGAAAAACCTTCAAATCACAATTTTAGACTATTGGGGAATAAAAGTTAGCAATGACCCAATGCTAAATGTATATAGAGGAATTGAAGTTTTAGCAAATGGAATGGTTGAACGTCTTCCTAATGTTCCAGTTTTAGCACAAAATATTGGATTAAAACAAGGTGAAATTATGGAAATAAGAGTTCCATTTGGAAGTTCTTATGCATATCGTTCTATTGGTTCAATTGAGCAAAAACAGTGGAGAATTTTTGGGCTTTATAGAAACCAAAAAATGATAGATATAAATCCAACTTTAGTTTTAAAACCAAATGATTTGATTTTAGTTATTGGAAAACCAAATATTTTGATGAATATTTATAATGCTATAGGAAAAACACAAGGACAATTTCCTATGCCATTTGGAAGTAAGATTTATTTGTATTTAGATTTATATTTAGAGAATGAAATTAGTATAAAAAAAGCTCTTGATGAAGCAAAATATATGAATGAAAAACTAAAAAATTCTTTATTGATAGTAAAAGTTACACGACCAACAACTGTTCCAATTATGAATTTAATAAAAGAAGAGTTAAAACACTTCCCAACTATTGTTTTGCAAATTGATTATGCAAACAAAGGTTTTATAAAAATATTAAAAGAAGATAGTAGAAAATATAATATTGGTATGTTGATGCTAACATCTGAAATGTTTAAGTATAAAGAGTTTATAAAAGATACATTATTTGATTTAAAAATCCCAATATTCAAATTTGGAAAAGAGAGTTTAAAAGCAGTAAAAAGAACAGGTGTTGTTTTAAATGACACAAAATCTTATGAACAAATTTCTCCAATAGTATTTGATGTTTCAAGTCAATTGAAAATAAAAACTAAACTTTTTGATTTAGACCCAATTGGTGAAAAAGATGGAAAAATAACTTTAGTTGACCATTTTGAGAATTTAGCAAAATTGTATAATGAAAAAATAGAAATTGTTTCAAGTAGTGAAAACCCAATCCGAGAATTGAAAAAACAAAAAGATATGCTTCAAATTTTGCCTTTAAAGAAAAAAATGTTTAAAAAAAGAGTACTTTTTAAAATTTTTAATACAAATAGCGATGTTATAGCATTTGACATGAATAAATTTAACCAACTTCTAATCCCAGTTTCAGAAGAAAATTAA
- the tgt gene encoding tRNA guanosine(34) transglycosylase Tgt — MEFKIDATSQGARACTIKTAHSTILTPVFMPVGTQGTVKALDANDMLELGAKIILGNTYHLYLRPGSKLIKKFGGLHGFSKFPNSFLTDSGGFQAFSLSDNSKPDENGITFKSHIDGSKHYFTPQSVLDTQYDLNSDIMMILDDLVALPNTKERIQKSIERTTKWAQEAIDYHMEQKSKGIGTHQNIFAIIQGGTDKEFRKMSAQQLCAMTDYDGFAIGGLSVGEPNADMYETVEWTTQFMPKDKPRYLMGVGTPEDLVENIERGVDMFDCVMPTRNARNGTLFTSFGKLNIKKAEFKDDANPIDNECDCYTCKNFSRAYLNHLFRAAEITYFRLASIHNIHYYLNLMKQAREAILADNWGEFKKEFYAKRSK; from the coding sequence ATGGAATTTAAAATCGATGCAACTTCACAAGGAGCTAGGGCTTGTACAATTAAAACTGCTCATAGCACTATTTTAACTCCTGTTTTTATGCCAGTTGGAACACAAGGAACGGTAAAAGCTCTTGATGCAAATGATATGCTTGAACTTGGAGCAAAAATAATTCTTGGAAATACTTATCACTTATATTTAAGACCAGGAAGTAAACTAATCAAAAAGTTTGGTGGACTTCATGGCTTTTCAAAATTTCCTAACTCATTTTTAACTGATAGTGGTGGATTTCAAGCATTTTCATTAAGTGATAATAGTAAACCAGATGAAAATGGAATCACTTTTAAATCTCATATCGATGGAAGTAAACATTACTTTACACCACAAAGTGTTTTGGATACTCAATATGATTTAAATAGCGATATTATGATGATTTTAGATGATTTAGTAGCTCTTCCAAATACCAAAGAAAGAATCCAAAAATCAATTGAAAGAACCACAAAATGGGCACAAGAAGCTATTGATTATCATATGGAACAAAAATCAAAAGGTATTGGAACGCATCAAAATATCTTTGCGATTATTCAAGGTGGTACAGATAAAGAGTTTAGAAAAATGAGTGCCCAACAACTTTGTGCAATGACTGACTATGATGGTTTTGCAATTGGTGGATTAAGTGTTGGTGAACCAAATGCAGATATGTATGAAACTGTTGAATGGACAACTCAATTTATGCCAAAAGATAAACCTAGATATCTTATGGGCGTTGGAACACCTGAAGATTTAGTTGAAAATATTGAACGTGGTGTTGATATGTTTGATTGTGTTATGCCTACAAGAAATGCAAGAAATGGAACATTGTTTACAAGTTTTGGAAAGCTAAATATCAAAAAAGCCGAATTTAAAGATGATGCAAATCCAATAGATAACGAATGCGATTGCTACACTTGTAAAAACTTCAGTAGAGCTTATCTAAATCATCTATTTAGAGCAGCAGAAATAACATATTTTAGACTAGCTTCAATTCATAATATTCACTACTATTTAAATCTTATGAAACAAGCTAGAGAAGCTATATTAGCAGATAATTGGGGTGAATTTAAAAAAGAGTTTTACGCTAAAAGAAGCAAATAA
- the gatC gene encoding Asp-tRNA(Asn)/Glu-tRNA(Gln) amidotransferase subunit GatC has protein sequence MTVDDKLIAKLEKLSSLQVDDERKEKLKSELADIINFVENLNDIDVSNIEATFSTIEGGTPLREDTSKQNLELSNHILNHAPKSEDGYFIVPKIIE, from the coding sequence ATTACAGTTGATGATAAATTAATTGCAAAATTAGAAAAATTATCAAGTTTACAAGTTGATGATGAAAGAAAAGAGAAACTAAAATCAGAATTAGCTGATATTATAAACTTTGTTGAAAACTTAAATGATATTGATGTATCAAATATCGAAGCTACTTTCAGCACTATTGAAGGTGGAACTCCACTAAGAGAAGATACTTCAAAACAAAATTTAGAACTATCAAATCATATTTTAAATCATGCTCCAAAAAGTGAAGATGGTTATTTCATAGTTCCAAAAATAATCGAGTAA
- a CDS encoding arsenate reductase family protein, which yields MITVYGIKTCGSVRNALKFFKDHNIEVDFFDFKQNSPTASQIKNWTTKVDINVLFNSKGTKYKTLNLKELNLDDNGKYEWLCKEPMLFKRPVIEYGDKLVVAWDEEEYKKIFL from the coding sequence ATGATTACAGTTTATGGAATAAAAACTTGTGGAAGTGTAAGGAATGCTCTAAAATTTTTTAAAGACCATAATATTGAAGTTGATTTTTTTGATTTTAAACAGAATTCTCCAACAGCTTCTCAAATAAAAAATTGGACTACAAAAGTAGATATAAATGTTCTTTTTAATAGTAAAGGTACAAAATATAAAACTTTAAATCTAAAAGAACTAAATCTTGATGATAATGGAAAATATGAGTGGCTTTGTAAAGAACCAATGCTTTTTAAAAGACCTGTTATTGAATATGGTGATAAGTTAGTTGTAGCTTGGGATGAAGAAGAGTATAAAAAGATTTTTTTATAA